One genomic window of Cricetulus griseus strain 17A/GY chromosome 3, alternate assembly CriGri-PICRH-1.0, whole genome shotgun sequence includes the following:
- the LOC100769523 gene encoding aldo-keto reductase family 1 member C13 codes for MNSKQQLVRLNDGQFIPALGFGTYKPIEVPKSKSVEAANLAIGIGYRHIDTAYAYQIEEEIGQAIQSKINAGVIKREDMFITTKLWCTCFRPELVRPGLEKSLKKLQLEYVDLYLMHYPVPMKSGDNDFPEDEQGKLLLDTVDFCATWEALEKCKDAGLVKSIGVSNFNHRQLERILNKPGLKYKPVCNQVECHLYLNQSKLLEYCKSKDIVLVAYGALGTQRYKEWVDQNSPVLLNDPVLCDVAKKNKRSPALIALRYLVQRGVIPLAQSFKENEMKENLQVFEFQLSPEDMKTLDGMNKNFRYLPANFLADHPEYPFSEEY; via the exons GTTCCCAAGAGTAAGTCAGTGGAGGCTGCAAATCTCGCTATAGGTATTGGGTACCGCCATATTGATACTGCTTATGCATATCAAATAGAAGAGGAGATAGGACAAGCCATTCAAAGCAAGATTAATGCTGGTGTTATAAAGAGAGAAGACATGTTCATCACTACAAAG CTTTGGTGTACTTGCTTTCGGCCAGAGCTTGTCCGGCCTGGTTTGGAAAAGTCACTGAAAAAGCTTCAACTGGAATATGTTGATCTTTACCTTATGCATTACCCAGTGCCAATGAAG TCAGGAGATAATGATTTTCCAGAGGATGAACAAGGGAAATTGCTGTTGGACACAGTGGATTTCTGTGCCACGTGGGAG GCATTGGAGAAGTGTAAGGATGCAGGATTGGTCAAGTCTATTGGGGTGTCCAACTTTAACCACAGGCAGTTAGAGAGAATTCTGAACAAACCAGGACTTAAGTACAAACCTGTCTGCAATCAG GTTGAATGCCATCTTTATTTAAACCAGAGTAAGCTGCTGGAGTACTGCAAATCAAAAGACATTGTTCTGGTTGCTTATGGTGCTCTGGGAACCCAAAGATATAAAGAATG GGTGGACCAGAACTCTCCAGTTCTCTTGAATGACCCAGTTCTTTGTGATGTGGCCAAAAAGAATAAGCGAAGCCCCGCCCTGATTGCACTTCGATACCTGGTTCAGCGTGGGGTCATTCCCCTGGCCcagagtttcaaagaaaatgagatgAAAGAGAATTTGCAG GTTTTTGAATTCCAGTTGTCTCCCGAGGATATGAAAACCCTAGATGGCATGAATAAAAATTTCCGATATCTTCCAGCTAATTT tttggctGACCACCCTGAATATCCATTTTCTGAGGAATATTAA